A section of the Gloeobacter violaceus PCC 7421 genome encodes:
- a CDS encoding ferredoxin:protochlorophyllide reductase (ATP-dependent) subunit N, with product MVSQPTTSSGPQFECETGNYHTFCPISCVAWLYQKIEDSFFLVIGTKTCGYFLQNAMGVMIFAEPRYAMAELEEGDVNAKLNAYDELQRLCLQVKKDRNPSVIVWIGTCTTEIIKMDLEGIAPKLEDEIGIPIVVARANGLDYAFTQGEDTVLAAMASRCPAPQEVRSEEEKKERTGGLRTLFSHGKKDEKKAGPAPSEYVDHQPLVLFGSLTDPVVNQLTLELKKQGIRVSGWLPAPRYTELPIVEQGVTYVAGVNPFLSRTASALQRRMRCNLITTPFPIGPDGTRGWIEAICQALGVIPKGLDEREQQIWDALRDDVEFLKGRSVFFMGDNLLEVSMARFLIRCGMIVHEVGIPYMDKRYQQAELELLDRTCRELGHPPVRIVEKPDNYNQIQRIYACKPDLVITGMAHANPLEARGITTKWSVEFTFAMIHGFTNAHDMLKMVRKPLDRNNALKSLGWEKLIQEV from the coding sequence ATGGTTTCGCAGCCGACAACAAGCAGTGGGCCGCAATTTGAATGCGAGACGGGTAATTACCATACTTTCTGCCCGATCTCCTGCGTCGCCTGGCTCTACCAGAAGATCGAAGACAGTTTCTTTTTGGTCATCGGCACCAAGACCTGCGGATATTTTCTGCAGAACGCCATGGGTGTGATGATCTTCGCCGAGCCGCGCTATGCGATGGCCGAGCTTGAAGAAGGCGACGTCAACGCCAAGCTCAACGCCTACGACGAGTTGCAGCGGCTGTGTCTGCAGGTCAAAAAGGACCGTAACCCCTCGGTGATCGTCTGGATCGGCACCTGCACCACCGAAATCATCAAGATGGACCTCGAAGGGATCGCCCCCAAGCTTGAAGACGAAATCGGCATCCCGATCGTGGTGGCGCGGGCCAACGGCCTCGACTATGCCTTTACCCAGGGCGAGGACACGGTGTTGGCCGCTATGGCTTCCCGCTGCCCGGCCCCGCAGGAAGTGCGATCCGAAGAAGAAAAAAAGGAACGCACCGGCGGCTTGCGCACGCTGTTTAGCCACGGCAAAAAAGACGAGAAAAAAGCCGGTCCCGCTCCTTCGGAGTACGTCGATCACCAGCCTCTGGTGCTGTTCGGCTCGCTCACCGACCCGGTGGTCAACCAACTGACACTGGAACTGAAAAAACAGGGCATCCGCGTTTCCGGCTGGCTGCCGGCGCCGCGCTACACGGAGCTGCCCATCGTCGAGCAGGGGGTGACCTATGTAGCCGGGGTCAACCCGTTTTTGAGCCGCACCGCCTCGGCCCTGCAGCGCCGGATGCGCTGCAATTTGATCACCACGCCTTTTCCGATCGGCCCCGACGGCACCCGCGGCTGGATCGAGGCCATCTGCCAGGCTCTGGGTGTCATCCCCAAAGGCCTCGATGAACGCGAGCAGCAGATCTGGGATGCGCTGCGCGACGACGTCGAATTTCTCAAGGGCCGCTCGGTCTTCTTCATGGGCGACAACCTGCTCGAAGTTTCGATGGCGCGCTTTTTGATCCGCTGCGGCATGATCGTCCACGAGGTGGGTATCCCCTACATGGACAAGCGCTACCAGCAGGCCGAACTCGAGTTGCTCGACCGCACCTGCCGCGAACTGGGCCACCCGCCGGTGCGCATCGTCGAAAAACCCGACAACTACAACCAGATCCAGCGTATCTACGCGTGCAAACCCGATCTGGTGATCACCGGCATGGCCCACGCCAACCCGCTGGAGGCCCGCGGCATCACCACCAAGTGGTCGGTCGAGTTTACCTTTGCGATGATCCACGGCTTCACCAACGCCCACGACATGCTGAAGATGGTGCGCAAGCCCCTCGATCGCAACAACGCCCTCAAGTCGCTGGGGTGGGAGAAGCTGATCCAGGAGGTTTGA
- the bchL gene encoding ferredoxin:protochlorophyllide reductase (ATP-dependent) iron-sulfur ATP-binding protein, translated as MKLAVYGKGGIGKSTTSCNISVALAKRGRRVLQIGCDPKHDSTFTLTGFLIPTIIDTLEEKDYHYEDVYAEDVIYEGYGGVHCVEAGGPPAGAGCGGYVVGETMKLLKELRAFEDHDVILFDVLGDVVCGGFAAPLNYADYCVIITDNGFDALFAANRIAASCREKARTHPLKLAGLVGNRTNKRDLIDKYVEAVPMPVLEILPLIEDIRVSRVKGKTIFEMAETDPSLEPVCQYYLNIADHLLACPEGVVPQECPDRALFELLSDFYSRTPVPA; from the coding sequence GTGAAGCTAGCAGTCTACGGCAAGGGTGGCATCGGAAAATCGACGACCAGCTGCAACATTTCGGTGGCTTTGGCCAAGCGTGGCCGTCGGGTATTGCAAATCGGTTGCGATCCCAAGCACGACAGCACGTTTACCCTGACTGGGTTTCTCATCCCGACAATCATCGACACGCTCGAAGAGAAAGATTATCACTACGAAGATGTCTACGCCGAAGATGTGATCTACGAAGGTTACGGCGGCGTGCACTGCGTGGAGGCGGGCGGTCCGCCGGCGGGGGCCGGCTGCGGCGGCTACGTGGTGGGCGAGACGATGAAGCTGCTTAAAGAGTTGCGCGCCTTCGAAGATCACGACGTGATTCTGTTCGATGTCCTGGGCGATGTCGTCTGCGGCGGATTCGCCGCCCCGCTCAATTACGCCGATTACTGCGTGATTATTACCGACAACGGATTTGACGCTCTATTTGCCGCCAACCGCATCGCCGCATCGTGCCGCGAGAAGGCCCGCACCCACCCGCTGAAACTGGCGGGTCTGGTGGGCAACCGCACCAATAAACGCGACCTCATCGACAAGTACGTCGAGGCGGTGCCGATGCCAGTACTCGAAATTTTGCCCCTCATCGAAGACATTCGCGTTTCGCGCGTCAAGGGCAAGACGATCTTCGAGATGGCCGAGACCGACCCTTCCCTCGAACCGGTCTGCCAGTACTACCTCAACATCGCCGATCACCTTCTTGCTTGCCCCGAAGGCGTGGTGCCCCAAGAATGTCCCGACCGCGCACTCTTTGAGCTGTTGTCCGACTTCTACAGCCGCACTCCCGTTCCCGCTTAA
- a CDS encoding DUF3155 domain-containing protein — protein sequence MSRSAIPADRRGRQLLKQIPQFRICCSEDKPVTAARRFVQENNIVPPAVIAVQRNQQAAERFFWSTRGLFGARYAEEHYFLFPSLVAIVHQQANVGEQKVG from the coding sequence GTGTCCAGAAGCGCCATCCCGGCAGACCGGCGCGGTCGCCAGCTGCTCAAACAGATTCCCCAGTTTCGCATTTGCTGCTCTGAGGACAAGCCGGTCACCGCCGCCCGCCGATTCGTTCAAGAAAACAACATCGTGCCGCCGGCGGTGATCGCGGTGCAGCGCAACCAGCAGGCGGCCGAGCGCTTTTTCTGGTCGACGCGGGGACTATTTGGGGCGCGCTACGCCGAGGAGCACTATTTTCTATTTCCGTCGCTGGTGGCGATCGTGCACCAGCAGGCCAATGTGGGCGAGCAAAAAGTCGGCTGA
- a CDS encoding NAD(P)H-quinone oxidoreductase subunit H: MSMLETRAERMVINLGPHHPSMHGVLRLIVTLDGENVVDCVPVLGYLHRSMEKIAESRTIIQYLPYVTRWDYLATMFTEAITVNAPEQLAGVQVPRRARYIRVIMLELSRIASHLLWLGPFMADIGATSPFFYIFREREMIYDLFEAATGMRMMHNYFRVGGVAVDLPYGWVDKARDFCNYLPPKIDEYERLITNNPIFRGRVEGLGYIGREDAINWGLSGPMLRASGVNWDLRKVDHYEIYDELDWNVAWDTGGDTLARYVVRIQEMRESVKMIRQALDQLPGGPYENLEAQRLSGGPKSEWNGFDYQFIGKKSSPTFKMPRGEHYVRVEAPKGELGVYLIGDDSTFPWRWKIRPPGFINLAVLPKLVQGTKLADLMAILGSVDIIMGEVDR, translated from the coding sequence ATGTCGATGCTTGAGACCCGCGCGGAGCGCATGGTCATCAATCTCGGGCCGCACCACCCCTCGATGCACGGTGTGCTGCGCCTGATTGTCACCCTTGACGGCGAGAATGTGGTCGATTGCGTGCCGGTGCTCGGCTATCTGCACCGCTCGATGGAGAAGATTGCCGAGAGCCGCACAATTATCCAGTACCTGCCCTACGTGACGCGCTGGGATTACCTGGCGACGATGTTCACCGAGGCGATCACCGTCAACGCGCCGGAGCAGTTGGCCGGGGTACAGGTACCGCGCCGGGCGCGGTACATCCGTGTGATCATGCTCGAACTGTCGCGGATTGCCAGCCATCTGTTGTGGCTCGGACCGTTTATGGCCGACATCGGCGCCACCTCGCCGTTTTTTTATATCTTCCGCGAGCGGGAGATGATCTACGACCTCTTTGAGGCGGCCACCGGCATGCGGATGATGCACAATTACTTTCGCGTCGGCGGGGTGGCGGTGGACTTGCCCTACGGCTGGGTAGACAAGGCAAGAGACTTCTGCAATTACCTGCCGCCCAAAATCGACGAGTACGAACGGCTAATCACCAACAACCCGATCTTCCGAGGCCGCGTCGAAGGCCTCGGCTACATCGGCCGCGAGGATGCGATCAACTGGGGGCTTTCCGGGCCGATGCTGCGCGCCTCGGGGGTCAACTGGGATCTGCGCAAGGTTGATCACTACGAAATTTACGACGAACTGGACTGGAATGTCGCCTGGGACACCGGCGGCGACACCCTGGCGCGCTACGTCGTGCGCATCCAGGAAATGCGCGAATCGGTCAAAATGATTCGCCAGGCCCTCGATCAACTGCCCGGCGGCCCCTACGAGAATCTGGAGGCCCAGCGGCTGTCCGGCGGCCCCAAGTCCGAATGGAATGGCTTCGACTACCAGTTCATCGGCAAGAAGTCCTCTCCGACTTTTAAGATGCCCAGGGGCGAGCACTACGTGCGCGTCGAAGCGCCCAAGGGCGAGCTGGGGGTGTATCTGATCGGCGACGACAGTACCTTCCCGTGGCGCTGGAAGATTCGGCCGCCCGGGTTTATCAACCTGGCGGTCCTGCCCAAGCTGGTGCAGGGGACGAAGCTTGCCGACTTGATGGCGATTCTCGGGTCGGTGGACATCATCATGGGCGAGGTCGACCGCTAG
- a CDS encoding peroxiredoxin — MALNVGDKAPDFTAKDTHGNTVSLASLAGKKFVLYFYPKDDTPGCTKEACSFRDNWSTYQAQGLGVYGVSMDDEASHQAFTSKYALPFPLLADTDGTLAKAYDADAGNYAKRITYVIDEAGKIAQVFTSVNSASHASDVLAAVGV; from the coding sequence ATGGCCCTCAACGTCGGAGACAAAGCCCCCGACTTCACCGCCAAGGACACCCACGGCAACACCGTGTCGCTCGCCAGTCTGGCCGGCAAGAAGTTTGTCCTCTACTTTTACCCCAAAGACGACACCCCCGGCTGCACCAAGGAAGCCTGCTCCTTCCGCGACAACTGGTCGACTTATCAAGCCCAGGGTCTCGGCGTCTACGGTGTGAGCATGGACGACGAGGCGTCCCACCAGGCTTTCACCAGCAAGTACGCACTGCCCTTTCCGCTTCTGGCCGACACCGACGGTACACTTGCCAAAGCCTACGACGCCGACGCCGGCAACTACGCCAAGCGCATCACCTACGTCATCGACGAAGCGGGCAAGATCGCTCAAGTCTTCACCTCCGTCAACTCCGCTTCCCACGCGAGCGATGTGCTCGCCGCCGTCGGTGTCTAG